The DNA region GCCGGCTTGCCCTTGATGAGGCCGTAGATCAGGCCCGAGGCGAAGCCGTCGCCGCCGCCGATGCGGCAGACGACGTCTAGCTCCATCGTCGGGCTGACGTGGCGTTCGCCGTCGATCCACAGCACCGCGGCCCAACTGTGGCGGTTGGTGCTCTTCACCTCGCGCAGCGTGGTGGCGACCGCGCGGATGTTGGGGTAGGCCTTGCGGACCGACTCGATCATGCCGAAGAACGCCTCGGGGTCGAGCTTCGATTTGGACTCGACGTTTTGCCCTTCGAGGCCGAGCCCCTTCTGCAGGTCTTCTTCATTACCGACCAGAACATCGGTGTTGGCGACGATCTTCTTCATCAGCTCGCGGCCGTGGGCCTCGGCGTCGGCGCCACCGGCGGGGTTGAGCGTCTTCCACAGCTTGGCGCGGTAGTTGAGGTCGAACGAGGTGATGGCGCCCGCCTGTTTGGCGGCCTGCATCCCCTCAACAATCAGGTCGGCGGTGTGGGGGCCGATCGCGGCGAAGATGCCGCCGGAGTGGAACCAGCGGCAGCCGCCGGCGAAGACCTGCTTCCAATCGATGTCGCCCGGCTTCAGCAGGGCGGCGGCTTCGTTGGCGCGGTTGTAGAACACCACCGGGGGGCGGACGCCGTGGCCGCGGTCGCTGTACACGGTGGCCATGTTGGGGCCGCGGACGCCGTCGTGCTCGAACCGCTTGTAGAAGGGGCGGACGCCCCGCTCGCGCACCTGGCGTTCGATCAGCTCGCCGACGCCGTTGTCGACCATCGCCGTGGCGATGCCGGTCGAGAGGCCGAAGCAGCTCGCCAGGTTGGCGGCGACGTTGTACTCGCCGCCGGAGACGTGGACTTCGAGGGAGCGGGCGGCCCGGAAGGGGACCTGACCCGGGTCGAGCCGGTTGACGAGGGCGCCCAGGGACAGCAGATCGAGCTCGCAGGGCTTGGTCGAAACGGGAAGAGGGGCCATGGTTGTCTCGCGTTGAGGCATGCGGGTGATTCTGGGGCGGGGACTGTGTATGCTATTGCCACTAATCTCCCCCGCTAATCCACGAATCGCAATGGTCCAGCCCGACAACCGTTTAGCCCGCGACCGGGCCGCCCTCGACGCGGTGGCCGACCGCGGCCCGGCCGCCAAAGCCGTCACCTATCTCAGGCTCTCCGGCCCCGGCTGGCTGCAGAGCGCCATCACGCTGGGTGGCGGGTCGCTGGCCGGCGGGCTCTACCTGGGCGTTTTGTGCGGGTACAGCATGATGTGGCTGCAACCGCTGGCGATGATGCTGGGGGTGGCCATGCTCTCTGCGATCGCCTACGTGACGCTCTCAACAGGGCGCCGGCCGTTCCGGCTGGTGGTTGAGGAAGTGAACCCCGTGCTGGGTTGGGGCTGGGCCATCGCCACGATCATGGCCAACATCGTGTGGTGCCTGCCGCAGTTCACGCTGGGGGCCGCGGCGCTGC from Pirellulimonas nuda includes:
- a CDS encoding sugar kinase, encoding MAPLPVSTKPCELDLLSLGALVNRLDPGQVPFRAARSLEVHVSGGEYNVAANLASCFGLSTGIATAMVDNGVGELIERQVRERGVRPFYKRFEHDGVRGPNMATVYSDRGHGVRPPVVFYNRANEAAALLKPGDIDWKQVFAGGCRWFHSGGIFAAIGPHTADLIVEGMQAAKQAGAITSFDLNYRAKLWKTLNPAGGADAEAHGRELMKKIVANTDVLVGNEEDLQKGLGLEGQNVESKSKLDPEAFFGMIESVRKAYPNIRAVATTLREVKSTNRHSWAAVLWIDGERHVSPTMELDVVCRIGGGDGFASGLIYGLIKGKPAEDALRLGWAHGALLTTFTGDVSQATLSEVEALASGGSARVQR